One Pectobacterium polaris DNA window includes the following coding sequences:
- the hpxZ gene encoding oxalurate catabolism protein HpxZ — translation MLPEDINQPDVLADVTAAFYRYEKALTGNDVAVLDELFWHDEKTVRYGAGENLYGIEEIRAFRLARPSAGLDRTLRNTVITTYGHDMAVASTEFTRAGSTKIGRQMQTWVKMPEGWRVVAAHVSLMSE, via the coding sequence ATGTTGCCTGAGGATATTAACCAACCGGATGTGCTGGCCGACGTGACCGCCGCGTTCTATCGCTATGAGAAAGCCTTAACGGGTAATGACGTTGCAGTGCTGGATGAACTGTTCTGGCACGATGAAAAAACGGTGCGCTACGGTGCGGGAGAAAATCTGTACGGGATCGAAGAAATTCGCGCCTTTCGCCTCGCTCGCCCCTCTGCCGGTCTGGACAGAACGCTGCGTAATACGGTCATCACCACTTATGGTCATGATATGGCCGTCGCCAGCACGGAATTCACCCGCGCAGGCAGTACGAAGATTGGTCGCCAAATGCAAACCTGGGTAAAAATGCCCGAAGGCTGGCGCGTTGTCGCCGCCCACGTCAGCCTGATGAGCGAGTAG
- the proV gene encoding glycine betaine/L-proline ABC transporter ATP-binding protein ProV, whose translation MAIKLEVKNLYKIFGEHPDRAFKLIDKGLSKDQVFEKTGLTVGVKDASLAIEEGEIFVIMGLSGSGKSTMVRLLNRLIEPTRGQVLIDGEDISKISDTALRDVRRKKISMVFQSFALMPHLNILNNTAFGMELAGVPKAEREQKALDALQQVGLEAYAASYPDELSGGMRQRVGLARALANDPDILLMDEAFSALDPLIRTEMQDELVKLQSRHQRTIVFISHDLDEAMRIGDRIAIMHGGEVIQVGTPDEILNNPANDYVRTFFRGVDISHVFSAKDIARRRPVTLIRKTPGVGPRSALKILQDEDRDYGYVLEGGKRFIGVVSIDSLKQALKEQQPLEQALLPEPAPVPADMSLNELISQVAQAPCAVPVIGENHEYIGIISKGMLLQALDKEGVTNE comes from the coding sequence ATGGCAATTAAACTTGAAGTAAAGAATCTTTATAAGATATTTGGCGAGCATCCTGACAGAGCATTTAAACTGATTGATAAAGGCCTGAGCAAAGATCAGGTATTTGAAAAAACAGGGCTTACTGTCGGCGTGAAAGATGCCAGTCTGGCCATTGAAGAAGGCGAGATATTTGTCATCATGGGATTATCCGGTTCCGGCAAATCAACCATGGTACGCCTTCTCAATCGTCTGATCGAACCCACTCGGGGTCAGGTGCTGATCGACGGTGAGGATATCTCCAAGATATCCGATACCGCGCTGCGTGACGTACGCCGCAAAAAGATCAGTATGGTGTTCCAATCCTTTGCGCTGATGCCGCATCTGAATATCCTCAACAATACCGCGTTTGGTATGGAGCTGGCTGGCGTGCCGAAAGCGGAACGTGAGCAAAAAGCGCTGGATGCTTTGCAGCAGGTTGGCCTTGAAGCCTACGCTGCGTCTTACCCAGATGAGCTGTCCGGCGGGATGCGGCAGCGTGTCGGTCTGGCACGTGCGTTAGCGAATGACCCCGATATCCTGCTGATGGATGAGGCGTTCTCCGCGCTCGATCCGCTGATCCGTACTGAAATGCAGGATGAGTTAGTCAAACTCCAGTCTCGTCATCAACGCACTATCGTCTTTATCTCGCACGATCTGGATGAAGCGATGCGCATCGGTGACCGGATTGCCATCATGCACGGCGGTGAAGTCATTCAGGTCGGTACACCCGATGAAATCCTGAATAACCCAGCCAATGACTATGTGCGCACCTTCTTCCGCGGTGTCGATATCAGCCACGTATTTAGTGCCAAAGATATCGCCCGCCGTCGCCCGGTCACCTTAATCCGTAAAACGCCCGGCGTGGGTCCACGCTCCGCGCTGAAAATCCTTCAGGATGAAGACCGTGATTACGGCTACGTGCTGGAAGGCGGAAAACGCTTCATTGGCGTCGTCTCGATTGATTCACTGAAGCAGGCGCTGAAAGAACAGCAGCCGCTGGAACAGGCGTTACTGCCCGAACCTGCTCCTGTGCCCGCAGATATGTCACTCAACGAGCTGATTTCTCAGGTCGCACAGGCTCCCTGTGCCGTTCCTGTCATCGGCGAGAACCATGAGTACATTGGCATCATTTCCAAAGGAATGTTGCTTCAGGCACTGGATAAGGAAGGAGTGACCAATGAGTAA
- a CDS encoding MurR/RpiR family transcriptional regulator — MMQIDERLRDRYSELSPQEQRVADFIFDHFDDLISYNSAELARLSSVSKATVSRLFKRLGYPSYRDMRDELRTLRQSGMPLADNRDAVQGNTLLARHYKQEMANLTQWINQIDPVQFGAVIQALMQAQRLCLIGLRNSYPVALHLRQQLLQIRQQVTLLTQPGQTLSEELVDLTAQDVVIVVAFRRRPRLIQPLLAQLQKRGVPVLLLCEPQVSTLMSLATWSLCVPLDSVSAFDSYSSAMSLVNVISNALLHEMLRDGRQRIHQIVDLYGELDELEQR, encoded by the coding sequence ATGATGCAAATAGATGAACGATTACGGGATCGCTACAGCGAGCTTTCACCGCAGGAGCAGCGCGTCGCGGATTTCATCTTCGATCACTTTGACGATTTAATTAGCTACAACAGTGCCGAGCTGGCGCGGCTGAGCAGCGTCTCCAAAGCGACCGTCAGCCGGTTGTTCAAACGGCTGGGCTACCCCAGCTACCGTGACATGCGCGATGAACTCAGAACGCTGCGCCAAAGTGGGATGCCGCTGGCGGATAACCGGGATGCTGTGCAGGGGAACACGCTGCTGGCGCGGCATTACAAGCAGGAAATGGCGAACCTGACGCAGTGGATAAACCAGATTGACCCTGTGCAGTTTGGCGCGGTGATTCAGGCGCTGATGCAGGCGCAGCGCCTGTGTCTGATTGGGCTACGCAATAGCTACCCGGTAGCGCTGCACCTACGTCAACAGCTGCTCCAGATTCGCCAACAGGTCACGCTGCTGACACAGCCGGGACAGACGCTCTCCGAAGAGCTGGTGGATCTCACTGCGCAGGATGTCGTGATTGTAGTGGCTTTTCGCCGCCGTCCGCGCCTGATTCAGCCGCTATTGGCACAGTTGCAAAAGCGTGGCGTGCCTGTGCTGCTGCTGTGTGAACCACAGGTGAGTACGCTAATGTCGCTGGCAACCTGGTCGCTGTGCGTCCCACTGGACAGTGTCTCGGCGTTTGACAGCTATTCATCTGCCATGAGTCTGGTAAATGTGATCAGCAATGCGCTGCTGCATGAAATGCTGCGTGACGGACGCCAACGCATCCACCAGATCGTGGATCTTTATGGTGAATTGGATGAGCTTGAGCAACGCTAA
- a CDS encoding AtzE family amidohydrolase produces the protein MSLHARSASSSLSIRQIQQGLQAGTFSARELAQQALGAIEQANPTINAYTHVTGERMLAEAERIDASHQRGETLPALAGVPYAVKNLFDVSGETTLAGAELFSQRPPAAQDAFAIRQLAGQGALLSGMLNMDAYAYGFTTENSHYGPTHNPLDTQRIAGGSSGGSAAAVAAGLVNFSLGSDTNGSIRVPSSLCGIFGLKPTFGRLSRHGSHPFVASLDHIGPLARSADDLALVFDALQGRDEHDRFQAKRETQHTATQLEAGSDGLRYAVLDGYFSTWASEEASAAVRQIALALGAQDSLTLADAALARSAAFILSASEGGNQYLPALRTQPERFEPLSRERLLAGAMIPAAWYVQAQRFRNYFRQQTLALFEHTDLLIAPATPCSATLIGQETMRINDTDLPVRASMGMLTQPISFVGLPVVTVPVATASGLPIGVQIIAAPWREDLCLRTAWALEQQKIVYTVEERKYVA, from the coding sequence ATGAGCTTACACGCCAGAAGCGCGTCCTCATCATTATCTATCCGGCAGATTCAGCAAGGTTTGCAGGCCGGCACGTTCTCCGCCAGAGAGCTTGCACAGCAGGCGCTGGGCGCCATTGAGCAGGCCAACCCCACCATTAATGCCTACACCCATGTCACCGGCGAACGCATGCTGGCAGAGGCTGAGCGTATTGATGCCAGCCACCAACGGGGGGAAACCTTGCCCGCACTGGCCGGTGTGCCTTACGCCGTCAAGAACCTGTTTGACGTCAGCGGCGAAACCACGTTGGCGGGTGCCGAGCTTTTCAGCCAGCGACCGCCCGCCGCACAGGATGCCTTTGCCATTCGCCAGCTTGCTGGTCAGGGTGCACTGCTGTCCGGTATGTTGAATATGGATGCCTATGCCTACGGCTTTACCACCGAAAACAGCCATTACGGCCCCACGCACAACCCACTCGACACACAGCGCATTGCGGGGGGATCGTCTGGCGGATCGGCAGCCGCCGTCGCAGCAGGCTTGGTTAACTTCTCGCTGGGTAGCGACACCAATGGCTCGATCCGCGTGCCGTCGTCACTCTGTGGCATTTTCGGACTAAAGCCGACGTTTGGCCGTTTATCACGCCACGGCAGCCACCCGTTTGTCGCCAGCCTCGACCATATCGGCCCGCTGGCGCGTAGCGCAGACGATCTGGCCTTGGTGTTCGACGCCTTACAAGGTCGCGATGAACACGATCGTTTTCAGGCCAAGCGGGAAACGCAGCATACCGCCACACAGTTGGAAGCGGGCAGTGACGGATTGCGCTACGCGGTGCTCGATGGCTATTTCTCCACGTGGGCCAGTGAGGAGGCCAGCGCCGCCGTTCGTCAGATCGCACTGGCGCTGGGCGCGCAGGACAGCCTGACGTTAGCCGATGCCGCACTGGCACGTAGCGCCGCCTTTATTCTGTCGGCCAGCGAAGGGGGCAATCAGTATCTGCCCGCCTTACGCACGCAGCCTGAGCGCTTCGAGCCGCTGTCGCGCGAGCGGCTGCTGGCAGGCGCGATGATCCCCGCCGCCTGGTATGTGCAGGCTCAGCGCTTCCGTAATTATTTCCGCCAACAGACGCTGGCGCTGTTTGAGCATACCGACCTGCTGATCGCCCCAGCAACGCCCTGTTCCGCCACGCTCATTGGGCAGGAAACCATGCGTATTAATGATACCGACCTGCCCGTCCGCGCCAGCATGGGCATGCTGACACAGCCGATCTCTTTCGTCGGGCTGCCCGTCGTGACGGTGCCGGTAGCGACCGCGAGCGGCCTGCCGATAGGCGTGCAGATTATTGCCGCACCGTGGCGCGAGGATCTTTGCCTGCGGACGGCATGGGCGCTGGAACAACAAAAAATAGTCTACACAGTAGAGGAAAGAAAATATGTTGCCTGA
- a CDS encoding gamma-glutamyltransferase family protein, with the protein MMQSNTAPLGMAVAPHHLASASALAILREGGNAIEAMVAAAATIAVVYPHMNGIGGDGFWLIVPPHGEPIAIDASGAAGSLACREYYQGENRIPHRGPKAALTVAGTVGGWQEALTYSQEIDSTPMPLARLLSDAIRYAADGIPVTQSQEDALTQRYHELNDCPAFSQLFMPQGNIPRAGSRFTQSDLADTLTTLSLEGLDSFYRGSVAAKLSAQMAQLGMPLTADDLANYRAKRTTPLVLKHSKGDIYNLAPPTQGLVSLAILGLTDHLDMEDLNDSQAIHRIVESTKLAFGLRDRFITDPKLMTQDVQALLENDALGVLARQVDTRKAALWGEGKGPGDTVWMGVCDSSGLCVSFIQSIYHEFGSGVVLPGTGVLWQNRGASFSLDPAHLLALEPGKQPFHTLNPAAARLSDGRTMVYGSMGGDGQPQTQAAIFIRHVQQGLPLQQAITAPRWLLGRTWGQVSDTLKIEDRFKPATVDALRQLGHDVELLSSFSETVGHAGAIVRHTNGMLEGAFDPRSNGSAAGF; encoded by the coding sequence ATGATGCAAAGCAACACCGCCCCGCTGGGCATGGCGGTCGCACCTCATCATTTAGCCAGTGCCAGCGCGTTAGCGATTCTGCGTGAAGGCGGAAACGCCATTGAAGCCATGGTCGCGGCAGCGGCAACCATTGCCGTAGTCTACCCGCATATGAACGGGATCGGCGGCGACGGGTTCTGGCTGATTGTGCCGCCACACGGTGAGCCCATTGCTATCGATGCCAGTGGGGCAGCGGGGTCGCTGGCCTGCCGTGAGTACTATCAGGGCGAAAACCGCATTCCGCATCGTGGCCCCAAAGCGGCGCTGACGGTCGCGGGCACCGTTGGCGGCTGGCAGGAAGCGCTAACCTATTCACAAGAAATAGACAGTACACCGATGCCGCTGGCCCGTCTGTTATCTGACGCGATTCGCTATGCGGCTGACGGCATTCCCGTCACACAGTCTCAGGAAGATGCACTCACTCAGCGCTATCACGAGCTGAACGATTGTCCGGCCTTTAGTCAGCTGTTTATGCCGCAGGGGAATATCCCGCGCGCGGGCAGTCGTTTCACACAGTCGGATTTAGCCGATACCCTGACGACACTGAGCCTTGAAGGGCTGGACAGTTTTTATCGCGGCTCCGTCGCTGCCAAACTGTCGGCACAGATGGCGCAGCTCGGTATGCCGCTAACGGCTGACGATCTGGCAAATTACCGCGCCAAGCGGACAACACCGCTGGTGCTGAAACACAGTAAAGGCGACATCTATAACCTCGCGCCGCCGACGCAGGGCCTGGTGTCGCTCGCGATTCTCGGTCTGACCGATCATTTGGACATGGAAGATCTGAACGATAGCCAGGCGATCCACCGCATTGTCGAATCGACCAAGCTGGCATTTGGTCTGCGTGACCGCTTCATTACCGATCCCAAGCTGATGACGCAGGACGTTCAGGCGCTGCTGGAAAACGATGCGCTCGGCGTGCTGGCTCGGCAGGTCGATACGCGAAAAGCCGCACTGTGGGGAGAAGGCAAAGGCCCCGGCGACACTGTCTGGATGGGCGTATGCGACAGCAGCGGCCTGTGCGTCTCTTTCATTCAAAGCATTTACCACGAGTTTGGCAGTGGCGTGGTCTTACCGGGAACTGGCGTGCTCTGGCAAAACCGCGGGGCTTCGTTCAGCCTCGATCCGGCACACCTGCTGGCACTAGAACCGGGCAAACAACCGTTTCATACCTTAAACCCTGCCGCCGCACGCCTGTCCGACGGACGTACCATGGTCTACGGATCAATGGGCGGAGACGGGCAGCCGCAGACGCAGGCGGCCATCTTTATCCGTCACGTTCAGCAAGGGCTACCGCTGCAACAGGCGATTACCGCCCCGCGCTGGCTGCTGGGCCGCACCTGGGGACAGGTCTCCGATACGCTAAAGATCGAAGATCGCTTTAAACCCGCCACCGTGGATGCCCTACGTCAGCTCGGTCACGACGTCGAGCTCTTGAGCAGCTTTAGTGAAACGGTCGGCCACGCGGGGGCCATCGTACGGCACACCAACGGCATGCTGGAAGGTGCCTTCGATCCGCGCAGCAACGGCAGCGCGGCAGGTTTTTAA
- a CDS encoding transporter substrate-binding domain-containing protein, whose translation MLINKLGIKKGLLAVMGAAMLLVQAGSAMADQLQDIEKRGVLRVAVPQDFPPFGSVGTDLQPQGYDIDIAHYLAKEMKLKLQLVPVTSANRVPYLQTNKVDLVISSLGKNAEREKVIDFSRAYAPFFLGVFGPKDSTLTSSEALEGKSIGVTRGAVEDMVLTDIAPKAAQIRRYEDNNTTLSAYLSGQVEYVATGNLVVAAIAEQNPTKAPVAKFMLKDSPCYIGLKKDEPALKAKVDALIEQALKDNTLNTLSEKWLKAPLPASIKA comes from the coding sequence ATGTTGATCAATAAACTGGGCATCAAAAAAGGGTTACTGGCGGTGATGGGCGCGGCAATGTTACTGGTTCAGGCCGGTAGCGCGATGGCCGATCAGTTACAGGATATCGAGAAGCGCGGTGTGCTGCGTGTCGCTGTCCCGCAGGATTTCCCGCCGTTTGGATCGGTGGGAACGGATCTGCAACCGCAAGGATATGACATCGATATCGCTCACTATCTGGCGAAAGAGATGAAACTAAAGTTGCAGCTGGTTCCGGTAACCAGTGCTAACCGCGTGCCGTATCTGCAAACCAACAAAGTTGACCTGGTGATCTCCAGTCTGGGCAAAAACGCCGAACGTGAAAAAGTGATCGATTTCAGCCGCGCCTACGCGCCATTTTTCCTCGGTGTATTTGGGCCGAAAGATAGCACGCTGACATCGTCTGAAGCGCTGGAAGGCAAGAGCATCGGCGTCACGCGCGGTGCGGTAGAAGACATGGTACTGACGGATATCGCGCCGAAGGCCGCACAGATTCGACGCTACGAAGATAACAACACCACGCTGTCGGCGTACCTGTCCGGGCAGGTGGAATATGTTGCAACGGGTAACCTGGTTGTGGCGGCTATCGCCGAGCAGAACCCGACGAAAGCGCCAGTCGCGAAGTTTATGCTGAAAGATTCGCCGTGCTACATCGGGCTGAAAAAAGATGAGCCTGCGCTGAAAGCGAAAGTCGATGCGTTGATCGAGCAGGCGCTGAAAGACAATACGCTCAATACCCTGTCGGAAAAATGGCTGAAAGCGCCGCTGCCGGCCAGCATCAAGGCTTAA
- a CDS encoding VOC family protein — protein MLDHLSIPVRDIARSRQFYEAALKPLGYRLIKDMSFAVSFTVMEGYGQSSDPGGEFWIYQSKGEPCPAVHFAFSAASREHVEAFFVAAMAAGGIDNGPPGLRPHYHQDYYAAFVHDPDGYNIEAVYHRQP, from the coding sequence GTGTTAGATCACCTGAGCATTCCGGTGAGGGATATTGCCCGTAGCCGACAATTCTATGAAGCGGCGCTCAAGCCGTTGGGCTATCGCCTGATTAAGGACATGTCATTTGCCGTCAGCTTTACCGTGATGGAAGGATATGGGCAGTCCAGCGATCCCGGTGGCGAGTTCTGGATTTACCAGTCGAAGGGCGAACCGTGTCCGGCGGTGCATTTTGCGTTCAGCGCCGCCTCGCGAGAGCATGTTGAAGCTTTCTTTGTCGCCGCTATGGCGGCAGGAGGCATAGATAATGGGCCGCCGGGGCTGCGCCCGCATTATCATCAGGATTATTATGCCGCCTTCGTGCACGACCCCGATGGCTACAACATTGAAGCGGTGTATCACCGTCAGCCTTGA
- the hpxX gene encoding oxalurate catabolism protein HpxX, with translation MTTPSIDNDTLAAYLQHMETLLALQLSQERRQELLVQFSRIHAMAQPLMDFPLDEHQEIAGVYTLGAYTL, from the coding sequence ATGACGACACCATCTATCGATAACGACACGTTAGCCGCTTATCTTCAGCACATGGAAACGCTGCTGGCGCTGCAACTCAGTCAGGAACGGCGTCAGGAGCTATTAGTTCAGTTCAGCCGCATTCACGCCATGGCACAGCCGCTGATGGATTTTCCTCTTGATGAGCATCAGGAAATTGCCGGGGTTTATACGCTAGGAGCTTATACGCTATGA